The proteins below come from a single bacterium genomic window:
- a CDS encoding C1 family peptidase, with product MPDRKTVLCIVCALLAIGALAPALATHATGLVFAEEDRYRAIPLASPPLMGELPVSADLSRYFPTPGDQGEQSSCVGWASSYAVKSYQECVERGWDLSDTDHVFSPSYIYNQIAYPPGNRFGGCSYIDAFNILTEQGTVPVSSFEYDQYDCSRQPSAALKSSGNPYRIATWRRVNVMDTVEMKAQITSGFPVMLGVMVDDGFETLGAGETYTSYSGYSTGGHAVVAVGFDDNKGAFKIFNSWGTGWSDKGKGWVSYDALKAIVVEGYVCQDLIINTPPDVTYVEPDVTEHPETTTVKYVEDYEPTPTQTVTNTDIYVSKDSPYAEVYAADVAFDIYTPDGLGMVVNLGGGIYNCAGGQGQLLLSFTFSDGSPLWANHAAFSDIYGEVAAYTVVFDIPYQNLDVSGTQLYIPYWALNMAQGSFELAVTPHVYVNGFDAGVGEPYYFHYTQY from the coding sequence ATGCCGGACAGAAAAACCGTTTTGTGCATAGTCTGCGCGCTTTTAGCAATCGGCGCGCTGGCGCCCGCGCTGGCCACCCACGCCACGGGCCTCGTCTTCGCCGAGGAGGACCGCTACCGCGCGATCCCCCTGGCCTCGCCGCCGTTGATGGGCGAGCTGCCGGTGAGCGCCGACCTCTCGCGCTACTTCCCCACCCCGGGCGACCAGGGCGAGCAGTCCTCCTGCGTCGGCTGGGCCTCCTCCTACGCCGTCAAGAGCTACCAGGAGTGCGTCGAGCGCGGCTGGGACCTCTCCGACACCGACCACGTCTTCAGCCCCTCCTACATCTACAACCAGATAGCCTACCCGCCGGGCAACCGCTTCGGCGGATGCAGCTACATTGACGCCTTCAACATCCTCACCGAGCAGGGCACGGTGCCCGTCTCCAGCTTCGAGTACGACCAGTATGACTGCTCGCGGCAGCCCTCGGCGGCTCTCAAATCCTCCGGCAACCCCTACCGCATCGCCACCTGGCGCCGCGTCAACGTCATGGACACCGTGGAGATGAAGGCCCAGATTACCAGCGGATTCCCGGTCATGCTGGGCGTCATGGTTGACGACGGCTTCGAGACGCTCGGCGCGGGCGAGACCTACACCTCATACTCCGGCTACTCCACCGGGGGCCACGCCGTGGTCGCCGTGGGCTTCGACGACAACAAAGGCGCGTTCAAGATTTTCAACTCCTGGGGCACCGGCTGGTCCGACAAGGGCAAGGGCTGGGTATCCTACGACGCCCTCAAGGCCATAGTCGTCGAGGGCTACGTCTGCCAGGACCTCATCATCAACACCCCGCCCGACGTCACCTACGTCGAGCCCGATGTGACCGAGCACCCGGAGACCACGACCGTCAAGTACGTCGAGGACTACGAGCCCACCCCGACCCAGACCGTCACCAACACCGACATCTACGTGTCCAAGGATTCACCCTACGCCGAGGTTTACGCCGCCGACGTGGCCTTCGACATCTACACCCCGGACGGGCTGGGGATGGTGGTGAACCTGGGCGGCGGCATCTACAACTGCGCCGGCGGGCAGGGCCAGTTACTCTTGTCCTTCACCTTCTCCGACGGCTCGCCCCTGTGGGCCAACCACGCCGCCTTCTCCGACATCTACGGGGAGGTGGCGGCCTACACGGTCGTGTTCGACATCCCGTACCAGAACCTGGACGTGTCGGGCACGCAGCTCTACATCCCGTACTGGGCGCTGAACATGGCGCAGGGGTCTTTCGAGCTGGCGGTGACGCCGCACGTGTACGTCAACGGGTTCGACGCGGGCGTCGGCGAGCCGTACTACTTCCACTACACGCAGTACTAG